From the Paenibacillus sp. FSL H8-0548 genome, one window contains:
- the rbsK gene encoding ribokinase — translation MVKICVIGSCAMDLVVTSTKRPHAGETVLGDNFSTVPGGKGANQAIAAARLGAHVTMIGCIGEDFYGKAIIDNLISNNVTITFVDSTSDVSSGTAHIILAEGDNSIIVVKGANDKVSPALVEKALDTIKTVDMVLVQQEIPEETVCYVSDICHRFKIPLLLNPAPARTISKTVIENAAYLTPNEHECAVLFPEYTTTEALRKYPNKLFITEGSKGVRYYDGEQEVLVPTYKVNAIDTTGAGDTFNAALAVALAEGSSTQQSLKFANRAASLSVTKFGAQGGMPTRSEVEVNL, via the coding sequence ATGGTTAAGATTTGTGTAATCGGAAGTTGTGCAATGGATTTGGTAGTCACATCAACCAAGCGGCCACATGCGGGTGAAACCGTTCTTGGGGATAACTTCTCGACTGTTCCGGGAGGGAAAGGTGCGAATCAAGCAATAGCAGCAGCACGATTAGGTGCGCATGTTACGATGATTGGCTGTATTGGAGAAGATTTCTATGGTAAAGCTATCATTGATAATTTAATTAGTAATAACGTTACCATTACGTTTGTAGACTCAACATCAGATGTGAGTAGTGGAACAGCTCATATTATTTTAGCTGAAGGTGATAACAGTATTATCGTAGTCAAAGGAGCAAATGATAAAGTTAGCCCTGCTTTAGTTGAAAAAGCACTTGATACGATAAAAACGGTTGATATGGTTCTAGTACAGCAAGAGATACCAGAGGAAACGGTTTGTTATGTTAGCGACATTTGCCATAGATTCAAAATACCATTATTACTAAACCCAGCACCAGCTCGTACGATCAGTAAAACAGTCATTGAAAATGCAGCTTATCTCACACCGAATGAACATGAATGTGCAGTTCTGTTTCCGGAGTACACAACAACAGAAGCATTACGGAAATATCCCAACAAGCTATTTATTACGGAGGGGAGTAAAGGCGTTCGATATTACGATGGGGAGCAAGAAGTACTCGTTCCAACTTATAAAGTGAATGCTATAGATACGACAGGAGCTGGTGATACCTTCAATGCTGCATTAGCCGTTGCGCTGGCGGAAGGCAGCTCAACTCAGCAAAGTTTGAAGTTTGCTAATCGTGCTGCTTCTTTATCTGTAACAAAATTCGGAGCCCAGGGTGGTATGCCAACAAGATCTGAAGTAGAGGTGAACCTATAA
- a CDS encoding sugar ABC transporter substrate-binding protein, with protein sequence MFNKMNKTSMLTVSTILALTLSACSSGGGNTTNSPKGTNETSPQSTNAAVNEGTSDAPKVKLNYWTEDRHDLAYIQEVVQRFNETNKNNIEVEVKGLSENYNQSVDIAFSSKQAPDIIRTTPSNFIPFVKKGYLEPLNGYMNAEMDAKFGGALIDKSNMMDGQIYSLPNYGYSSRLIYNVDLFEKAGIAAPPQTLDEMIETAKKLTEAGKDTGAYGFAINFKGADNSFEKAPRSIAELSGIGGYGYDFKTGKYDFSGFADIMTAFKQMKDDGSMLPGVEAMDIDPLRAQFAEGKIGMYLSISAETNVYLEQFPAKINWAAALPPTIDGEIKGVAGYWKTGPWLSISSQTKHKEEAWQFLDYMYSDEVLQKYYEGGYGLSLLPDIIAKSKTPEVPGIEGFLPTENDGIWPISPKVTVDGTDFSNLFIKYTISGGDLDKMIEDVNARYNVALDKARASGDVTTEAMPDFDAKSMQGMLTK encoded by the coding sequence ATGTTTAATAAAATGAACAAAACAAGTATGTTGACAGTAAGCACCATTCTCGCTCTGACGTTGAGTGCATGCTCCTCAGGTGGCGGTAATACGACGAATTCACCTAAGGGGACAAACGAAACATCGCCACAGTCCACCAATGCAGCCGTTAACGAGGGAACCAGTGATGCACCGAAGGTGAAGCTAAACTATTGGACAGAGGATCGACATGATTTGGCCTATATTCAGGAGGTCGTCCAAAGGTTTAACGAAACGAATAAAAACAACATCGAAGTCGAAGTAAAAGGGCTGTCTGAAAACTATAACCAGTCCGTGGACATTGCCTTCTCGAGCAAGCAAGCACCGGACATTATTAGAACCACACCAAGCAACTTTATACCCTTTGTCAAAAAAGGATATCTGGAACCGTTGAATGGTTACATGAATGCGGAAATGGACGCTAAATTTGGAGGGGCGCTGATTGACAAGTCCAATATGATGGATGGCCAAATCTATTCCCTTCCAAACTACGGCTATTCAAGCAGACTTATTTATAATGTGGATTTATTTGAGAAAGCGGGCATTGCCGCTCCTCCTCAGACGTTGGATGAAATGATAGAAACGGCTAAAAAGTTGACTGAAGCTGGCAAGGATACCGGAGCTTACGGCTTTGCCATTAACTTTAAAGGAGCAGACAACTCCTTTGAGAAAGCGCCACGCTCGATCGCTGAACTCAGTGGTATTGGCGGCTATGGCTACGATTTTAAAACAGGCAAATATGATTTTTCTGGATTTGCAGACATTATGACCGCATTCAAACAAATGAAAGACGATGGCAGCATGCTGCCGGGCGTTGAGGCTATGGATATTGATCCGCTTCGTGCTCAATTTGCCGAAGGAAAGATTGGCATGTACCTCTCTATTTCCGCTGAGACGAATGTGTATCTAGAACAGTTCCCTGCGAAAATTAACTGGGCCGCAGCGCTGCCGCCAACGATTGACGGCGAGATTAAAGGCGTAGCGGGCTACTGGAAAACAGGTCCATGGCTTTCGATTAGCAGCCAGACCAAACACAAAGAAGAAGCGTGGCAGTTCTTAGATTATATGTACAGCGATGAAGTGCTGCAAAAGTATTATGAGGGTGGTTACGGATTATCCCTTCTTCCTGACATTATTGCGAAGTCCAAAACACCAGAAGTTCCTGGCATTGAAGGCTTCCTTCCGACAGAAAATGATGGCATTTGGCCGATTTCCCCGAAAGTGACCGTGGATGGAACGGACTTTTCAAACTTATTTATTAAATACACGATCAGTGGCGGCGATTTGGATAAGATGATCGAGGATGTCAATGCGCGATATAATGTGGCGCTGGATAAAGCGAGAGCAAGCGGAGACGTAACGACGGAAGCCATGCCGGACTTTGATGCGAAAAGCATGCAAGGGATGTTAACGAAATAA
- a CDS encoding spore coat associated protein CotJA, with product MNNQVRYYKPFVGPFDPCPPIEIKSFSVPPQLFISFQPPNLPQFSPYEALRYGTLWPALFSPYDSKNARQEAGD from the coding sequence GTGAATAATCAGGTGCGATATTATAAGCCCTTTGTTGGTCCATTTGATCCGTGTCCACCTATAGAAATAAAAAGCTTCAGCGTGCCGCCGCAATTGTTTATTTCTTTTCAGCCGCCCAATTTGCCGCAGTTTTCGCCCTACGAAGCACTTCGATACGGGACACTGTGGCCTGCGTTGTTTAGTCCATATGACTCAAAAAATGCCAGACAGGAAGCTGGTGATTAA
- a CDS encoding sugar ABC transporter permease, which yields MTSLRKLGESYSFIIPSLIFTVVLGIYPILWAIRYMFYSYPGYGEEVFIGFGNFAALMRDEAYWNSVVNTAIYASGKIIITIPLSLVLAVILNKGLKGKNFLRAIYFMPTVLSTAVISIVFFNIFNSYNGIINQFLMKYHIVSKGIDWLGPDMAMFTSIIVAIWGAIGNYMLLFLAGLQSIPDDVYESASLDGANARQKFVYITVPMLGPVLQMIIMLAITISLKGYESIMVLTEGGPIGRTEVMYLYVYRMFFPISSSSTMIQQIGYGSAVGFMSAVIVGLITIGYFWISKRLNRIF from the coding sequence ATGACGAGCCTGCGTAAATTAGGAGAATCCTACTCATTTATTATACCCAGTCTTATATTCACCGTGGTGCTAGGTATTTATCCGATTCTATGGGCGATTAGATATATGTTCTATAGCTATCCAGGATACGGGGAAGAAGTCTTTATCGGTTTTGGCAATTTCGCTGCTTTAATGCGAGATGAAGCCTATTGGAACTCGGTGGTCAATACGGCGATTTATGCTTCGGGTAAAATTATCATCACGATTCCACTTTCGTTAGTTTTAGCGGTCATTCTGAATAAAGGACTAAAGGGTAAAAACTTTTTAAGAGCGATTTATTTTATGCCTACTGTACTGAGTACGGCGGTCATTTCCATCGTCTTTTTTAACATCTTCAATTCGTACAACGGGATCATAAACCAATTTCTCATGAAATATCACATCGTTTCCAAAGGGATTGATTGGCTTGGCCCGGATATGGCCATGTTTACTTCGATTATCGTTGCGATCTGGGGAGCAATTGGAAACTACATGCTGCTATTTCTAGCGGGTCTGCAAAGCATTCCAGATGATGTCTATGAGAGTGCTTCACTAGATGGGGCGAACGCTAGACAAAAGTTTGTCTATATTACCGTTCCGATGCTGGGGCCTGTGCTGCAAATGATTATTATGCTGGCGATCACCATCTCTTTAAAGGGCTACGAGAGTATTATGGTCTTAACCGAGGGCGGTCCAATCGGACGAACCGAAGTCATGTATCTTTATGTCTATCGGATGTTCTTCCCGATTTCGTCTAGCTCCACGATGATCCAGCAGATCGGCTATGGTAGCGCTGTAGGCTTTATGTCTGCCGTCATTGTTGGACTCATTACGATCGGTTATTTCTGGATCTCGAAACGTTTGAATCGTATTTTCTAG
- a CDS encoding S-layer homology domain-containing protein has product MRRKSYLLSLILLMCFVCVAPLVTYADAAPSFTLNVTNNQVALGNELQITVTGNDLKDVYGYEFILNFDQTLLEYKGVQGGISGGFSIKPMVEGNQLRFASTKLHKVAGDSGALNLATLTFKTIQEGTAALELKSVQTVDSQMTGHLYQPDTKVSASITSSNPSNPGNPGSGGPGTVVNPPIDQSTPGILNSDVKLNAETKIATAIVTQAAWDKAVNQIAANEKGVKNIEVVMKEVPGAAAYELELPTSAFAGNGGLVQIKVTSPLGTILISNKMFNVGEVTAGSISLRIGKVDASELDQALGKQIGDRPVRDISLYVDDKKISWNNPNSPVTVVVPYSLSTEELKSPEHIVVWYLNEEGKVVPVPNGRYDATTRAVVFSTTHLSKYAVAFVQKTFDDISALDWAKKQIEVLASKGIINGISDKAFAPRQSVTRADFLVLLVRTLEVDVSKGAGSEFADVKESDYYYDAVKIARGLGITEGVGNNSFLPHEPITREDMIVLTERTLRVVKQMTTDANEEQLSQFKDHAKIADYAVQSVAAMVKMGLVQGAGGAIDPKGTTNRAQAAVLMYNIYTNLYK; this is encoded by the coding sequence GTGAGACGTAAATCGTATTTGCTCAGCTTAATTTTATTAATGTGCTTTGTATGTGTAGCTCCTCTGGTTACGTATGCAGATGCCGCTCCTTCCTTTACTTTAAACGTGACTAACAACCAGGTAGCGTTAGGCAATGAGCTGCAGATTACCGTTACTGGGAATGATTTGAAGGATGTGTATGGATATGAATTCATTCTCAATTTTGATCAAACCTTGCTGGAATATAAGGGAGTTCAAGGCGGCATATCCGGTGGATTCTCAATCAAGCCAATGGTCGAAGGTAATCAATTGCGATTTGCAAGTACTAAGTTACATAAAGTAGCGGGTGACAGCGGTGCCTTAAATTTAGCGACCCTAACGTTCAAAACAATTCAAGAAGGAACCGCTGCACTTGAGCTTAAATCCGTTCAGACGGTGGATAGCCAAATGACCGGACATCTGTATCAACCAGATACGAAGGTGAGCGCATCGATTACTAGCAGTAATCCAAGCAATCCAGGCAATCCAGGCTCTGGAGGTCCGGGAACTGTTGTAAACCCGCCAATTGATCAGTCAACACCAGGGATACTAAATTCGGACGTGAAGCTGAATGCTGAAACGAAAATAGCAACAGCAATTGTAACCCAGGCAGCTTGGGATAAGGCGGTCAATCAGATAGCAGCCAATGAAAAAGGAGTAAAAAATATAGAGGTTGTCATGAAAGAAGTACCAGGTGCAGCAGCCTACGAATTGGAGTTACCGACATCCGCTTTTGCAGGTAATGGAGGTTTGGTTCAAATCAAAGTAACTTCGCCGCTTGGGACTATTTTAATATCCAATAAAATGTTTAATGTCGGTGAAGTAACTGCCGGTAGCATAAGCTTGAGGATCGGAAAAGTAGATGCCAGTGAGCTAGATCAAGCGCTAGGGAAGCAAATCGGGGATCGACCTGTTAGAGATATAAGCCTGTATGTCGATGACAAAAAAATCTCTTGGAACAACCCGAATTCTCCTGTAACGGTAGTCGTGCCCTATTCACTGAGCACAGAAGAATTAAAGAGCCCTGAGCATATCGTTGTATGGTATTTAAATGAAGAGGGAAAAGTGGTTCCGGTTCCTAATGGCAGGTATGATGCCACTACGAGAGCAGTCGTTTTTTCGACTACACACTTAAGCAAGTACGCTGTAGCATTTGTTCAAAAAACATTTGACGATATTTCTGCATTGGATTGGGCAAAAAAACAGATTGAGGTTTTGGCATCCAAAGGGATTATCAACGGTATCTCAGACAAGGCGTTTGCTCCTCGTCAGTCCGTTACACGCGCCGACTTTCTAGTCTTGTTAGTACGGACTTTAGAGGTTGACGTAAGTAAGGGAGCCGGAAGCGAATTTGCGGATGTAAAAGAAAGCGATTATTACTATGATGCTGTAAAAATCGCTAGAGGCCTCGGCATTACGGAAGGCGTAGGCAACAATAGTTTCCTGCCTCACGAGCCAATTACAAGGGAAGACATGATCGTATTAACAGAGCGTACGTTGCGAGTGGTTAAACAAATGACAACAGACGCGAATGAGGAACAACTGAGCCAATTTAAGGATCATGCGAAAATAGCAGATTATGCTGTTCAAAGCGTTGCTGCAATGGTCAAAATGGGACTTGTTCAGGGAGCTGGGGGCGCGATCGATCCAAAAGGAACAACGAATAGAGCTCAAGCAGCTGTTTTGATGTATAACATTTATACAAATTTGTACAAGTAG
- a CDS encoding spore coat protein CotJB, translating to MSAILDEEYYKLLHELQAIDFVLVELNLYLDTHPTDVNAIQQYNQFAQVRQQVAHNYESRYGPLKHFGQSLSGVPWSWNDTPWPWQV from the coding sequence ATGTCTGCTATTTTGGATGAGGAGTATTACAAGCTGCTTCATGAGCTGCAAGCGATTGATTTTGTGCTAGTGGAATTAAACTTGTATTTGGATACGCATCCGACCGATGTGAATGCTATACAGCAATATAATCAATTCGCTCAAGTAAGGCAGCAGGTCGCACATAATTATGAATCGAGATATGGTCCTTTGAAGCATTTTGGTCAAAGCTTATCTGGCGTGCCTTGGTCATGGAATGATACGCCTTGGCCGTGGCAGGTGTGA
- a CDS encoding carbohydrate ABC transporter permease has protein sequence MNTAPATKIAPLTKTGRRAKRLFSRLIVWGFLAMIAIFTVFPVLVTLFGSFKTNAELTTGATILPSVWHFSNYLEAWKQADFAKFTWNSLFISTFTTIGTLLLASMAAYAVDRRNFFGKSFYVSLQAATMFISIGAVVIRPQFELMVKLNLNSSLWGIIFILISAHATTFFILIGFFKGIPRDLDEAAYIDGCNFFSVYWRIILPLLKPGLGVAALFAFRNAWNEYILPLVFTMTNPKLQTLTVGLADLRYGTTAATQTHLIMAGACLSILPILIVYVIANKSFMQVTGGSVKG, from the coding sequence ATGAACACTGCACCAGCAACTAAAATCGCTCCATTGACAAAAACCGGCAGGAGAGCGAAACGTTTATTTTCCAGATTGATCGTATGGGGATTTCTAGCCATGATCGCGATATTTACTGTATTTCCAGTGCTGGTTACGCTATTTGGCTCCTTCAAAACGAATGCAGAGCTAACCACGGGTGCGACTATTCTTCCAAGTGTATGGCATTTCTCGAATTACCTGGAGGCTTGGAAACAAGCTGACTTTGCAAAATTCACTTGGAATAGCCTTTTTATTAGTACATTCACAACGATTGGCACACTGCTCCTCGCTTCTATGGCAGCCTATGCCGTGGACCGCAGAAATTTTTTCGGCAAAAGCTTTTATGTTTCGCTTCAAGCGGCAACCATGTTCATATCGATTGGCGCCGTTGTCATCCGTCCTCAATTTGAGCTGATGGTGAAGTTAAATCTAAATTCCTCGTTATGGGGAATCATATTTATACTGATCAGTGCGCATGCGACGACTTTCTTTATTCTGATTGGGTTCTTCAAAGGAATTCCTCGGGATTTGGATGAGGCAGCTTACATTGATGGATGCAATTTCTTCTCGGTGTATTGGCGAATTATCCTTCCGTTATTGAAGCCGGGCTTAGGCGTAGCTGCCTTGTTCGCTTTCCGCAACGCTTGGAATGAATACATTTTGCCGCTTGTTTTTACGATGACGAACCCTAAACTACAAACCTTGACGGTTGGTTTAGCAGATTTGCGATACGGCACTACAGCAGCAACCCAAACTCATCTCATTATGGCGGGTGCCTGCTTGTCCATATTACCGATTCTCATCGTTTATGTTATAGCGAACAAGTCCTTTATGCAGGTGACAGGCGGTTCTGTCAAAGGCTAG
- a CDS encoding manganese catalase family protein, translated as MWVYEKKLQYPVRVSKCDPLMAKFLMEQYGGADGELAAALRYLNQRYTIPDKVIGLLTDIGTEEFAHLEMIATMIYKLTKDATPEQLKKAGLGAHYVAHDSALFYENAGGIPWTAAYIQAKGDPIADLYEDIAAEEKARATYQWLIDLTDDVDLQDSLKFLREREIVHSLRFREAVEILKEKRDEKVFY; from the coding sequence ATGTGGGTATATGAGAAGAAGCTGCAATACCCTGTTCGAGTTAGCAAATGCGATCCATTGATGGCTAAGTTCCTCATGGAGCAATATGGCGGTGCCGATGGAGAGCTTGCCGCGGCGCTTCGATACTTAAACCAGCGTTACACGATACCCGACAAAGTTATTGGTTTGCTTACGGATATAGGGACAGAAGAATTCGCCCACCTTGAGATGATCGCGACCATGATCTACAAGCTGACCAAGGACGCGACCCCTGAGCAGCTAAAAAAAGCCGGACTAGGTGCGCATTACGTTGCTCACGACAGTGCTTTGTTTTATGAGAATGCTGGTGGCATCCCATGGACCGCGGCCTATATTCAAGCGAAAGGTGATCCGATTGCGGATCTGTATGAGGATATTGCGGCGGAGGAGAAGGCGCGGGCGACGTATCAGTGGCTGATTGACCTGACTGATGATGTGGATTTGCAGGACAGCTTGAAGTTCCTACGGGAGCGGGAGATCGTGCATTCGCTGCGCTTCCGGGAAGCGGTGGAGATACTTAAGGAAAAGCGGGATGAGAAGGTGTTTTATTAA
- a CDS encoding glycoside hydrolase family 3 N-terminal domain-containing protein, which produces MNSISKKSKPVALLVLGSVLLSSLGLSNASAAEGATQPVISSQVKEILTIDGKKYRDLNGNGELDIYENWEKSTAERVADLISRMSVAEKAGLMNITSNPNATTVNDFIENRNLRYFILRDNPTAFDIATRNNTYQKIAEATPLGIPIVFTSNPRNYIAESLQFGFQEASGQFSIWPGALGMAATQDQALNRDFAEIAREEWRASGIRKIYGSTVEVVTEPRWRRISESFGESPQLNAMIATELVKGFQGEEINSDSVAHTIKHFPGDGPVLRGLDPHLPHGKYTLYPTAGSLFEYQLPPFQAAIAAGTSSIMSFYNVPNNEMSADQLPKELWYSETEQFEQVAGAYNKGIITDLLRGELGFKGYVNSDSGVLANMAYGVESLPIEQKFAKAIRAGTSIFSDSNNPSGLISAVNTGVLDEEELTPHLTLLLSEIFNLGLFENPYVDPAAAQAIADSTANQERADEAHRKSVTLLRNNEGLLPLTDEKLATTKLYVEVFNGNNSAAQTASMKALIAKEDPSVNIVGTLEEATAALVVLRPRAYEYPDLSTVEIQLGTLTGINVDRVKQIQEAVPTALVVNMTNPWVMNEVEPGAAAVVATYNVKAEALLDVLRGRYNPTGKLPITVPANQAAVENNAPDVPGYAESFDYTYTNAVGDDYTFGFGLSYEANVSDISATLTGETSVAGGQDFSLNFGLDKVAQNVYAQELTLNFDPAKLDFVDATSLKTGLEVISKEVKAPGKVRIIFASLGEGNAINSDGDLLSLQLKAKSNTQIATTDVTLTNIILADGNGVETPLAEASKTISIGYTKGDLNGDGKVSIGDLGIVAAAFGKTDQSPNWASFKAADVNPDGKIDIFDLSTVAQLIE; this is translated from the coding sequence ATGAATTCGATCTCGAAAAAATCTAAACCAGTCGCATTGCTTGTACTTGGTTCGGTGTTGCTATCTTCGCTTGGTCTATCAAACGCAAGTGCGGCTGAAGGCGCAACACAGCCTGTAATCTCCAGTCAAGTGAAGGAAATACTTACGATTGATGGCAAGAAATACAGAGATTTAAACGGTAACGGTGAACTGGACATTTATGAAAACTGGGAGAAATCTACAGCGGAGCGCGTGGCCGACCTCATTTCGCGCATGAGCGTGGCGGAGAAAGCTGGCCTCATGAATATCACCTCTAATCCTAACGCTACTACCGTCAACGATTTCATCGAGAATCGTAACCTACGTTACTTCATCTTACGCGATAATCCTACTGCCTTCGATATCGCTACACGGAACAACACGTATCAGAAGATCGCAGAAGCCACACCGCTGGGTATCCCGATCGTATTTACCTCCAACCCGCGGAACTACATTGCAGAATCTCTCCAGTTCGGCTTCCAAGAGGCTTCTGGACAGTTCTCCATTTGGCCCGGAGCTTTGGGCATGGCGGCAACACAAGACCAAGCTCTTAACCGCGACTTTGCAGAGATCGCCCGCGAAGAGTGGCGCGCGTCCGGCATTCGCAAAATCTACGGCTCTACAGTTGAGGTCGTGACAGAGCCGCGTTGGCGCCGTATCAGCGAATCTTTCGGAGAGAGCCCTCAGTTAAACGCGATGATAGCCACTGAGCTTGTCAAAGGCTTCCAAGGGGAGGAAATCAACAGCGATTCTGTAGCTCATACCATCAAGCACTTCCCAGGTGACGGACCAGTATTAAGAGGTTTGGACCCGCACTTACCACACGGCAAGTATACGCTCTACCCGACGGCTGGAAGTTTATTTGAGTATCAGCTTCCACCGTTCCAGGCTGCAATTGCAGCAGGAACGAGTTCGATCATGTCCTTCTATAACGTTCCTAACAACGAGATGAGTGCCGATCAGCTCCCGAAAGAGCTTTGGTACTCTGAAACCGAGCAGTTCGAGCAAGTGGCAGGTGCCTACAACAAGGGTATCATCACTGACCTGTTGCGGGGCGAGCTGGGCTTCAAAGGCTACGTGAACAGTGACAGCGGCGTGTTGGCCAACATGGCCTATGGTGTGGAGAGCCTGCCAATTGAGCAGAAGTTCGCCAAGGCGATCCGCGCGGGAACTAGCATATTCTCTGACAGCAACAACCCGAGTGGACTCATCTCCGCGGTTAACACGGGTGTGCTCGATGAAGAAGAGCTCACACCTCATTTGACGCTTCTGCTTTCGGAGATATTCAATCTCGGACTGTTCGAGAACCCGTACGTTGACCCGGCTGCGGCTCAGGCAATCGCAGACTCCACGGCAAACCAGGAACGTGCCGACGAGGCTCACCGCAAGTCGGTTACACTCCTTCGCAACAATGAGGGACTGCTGCCGCTGACCGATGAAAAACTCGCAACTACGAAGCTGTACGTTGAGGTTTTCAACGGTAACAACAGTGCTGCTCAGACTGCTTCAATGAAGGCACTCATTGCTAAGGAGGATCCGTCAGTAAACATCGTAGGCACGCTCGAGGAGGCAACCGCAGCCCTCGTGGTGTTGCGTCCGAGAGCATACGAGTACCCTGACCTCTCCACAGTGGAGATCCAGTTGGGCACACTCACTGGTATCAACGTTGATCGTGTCAAACAAATCCAGGAGGCTGTTCCGACTGCCCTCGTAGTCAACATGACCAATCCTTGGGTTATGAACGAGGTTGAGCCCGGTGCTGCAGCTGTCGTGGCAACCTACAACGTCAAGGCTGAAGCGCTGCTCGACGTGCTGCGCGGACGTTACAACCCTACAGGTAAGCTGCCGATCACGGTCCCAGCTAACCAAGCGGCAGTAGAGAATAACGCGCCGGACGTACCAGGCTACGCCGAGTCGTTCGATTACACGTATACGAATGCAGTTGGTGACGACTACACATTTGGTTTTGGATTATCTTACGAAGCCAACGTTTCTGACATTAGTGCTACGCTAACCGGAGAAACTTCTGTAGCGGGTGGACAAGACTTTAGCTTGAACTTTGGTCTGGATAAAGTAGCTCAAAACGTATATGCGCAAGAGCTTACTCTTAATTTTGATCCGGCTAAATTGGACTTTGTTGATGCAACTTCATTGAAAACAGGTTTGGAAGTCATCAGTAAAGAGGTGAAGGCGCCAGGGAAAGTACGAATTATTTTCGCGAGCCTAGGGGAAGGGAATGCGATTAATTCGGATGGCGATCTATTAAGCTTACAGCTTAAAGCAAAATCGAATACACAGATTGCTACTACTGATGTTACGCTAACTAATATTATTTTGGCTGATGGAAACGGTGTTGAAACACCGCTTGCCGAAGCTTCCAAAACGATAAGCATTGGATACACTAAAGGCGACCTGAACGGCGATGGCAAAGTGTCCATTGGTGACCTTGGCATCGTTGCCGCAGCATTTGGTAAGACAGATCAAAGCCCTAACTGGGCTAGCTTTAAGGCAGCGGATGTAAATCCAGATGGGAAAATTGATATTTTCGATCTATCCACTGTTGCACAATTAATCGAATAA
- the rbsD gene encoding D-ribose pyranase translates to MKKHGILNSHISKILADLGHTDTIVIADVGLPIPKDVPKIDLALMIGVPSFQDVVNVIAEDMVIEKIIVAEELAANNKETSQYLNDRFKEIDKEEISHEQFKMITQHAKVIIRTGEAKPYANCILQSGVNFG, encoded by the coding sequence ATGAAAAAACATGGAATATTAAACAGTCATATCAGTAAAATCCTTGCTGACTTGGGTCATACAGATACGATTGTCATTGCAGATGTAGGACTTCCAATTCCAAAAGATGTTCCTAAAATAGATTTAGCTCTAATGATAGGTGTCCCAAGCTTTCAAGACGTTGTGAATGTTATCGCAGAAGATATGGTTATCGAAAAAATAATTGTAGCTGAAGAGCTTGCAGCAAACAATAAAGAAACCTCCCAATACTTAAACGATCGTTTTAAGGAAATCGATAAAGAAGAGATTTCACATGAACAATTTAAAATGATAACCCAGCACGCAAAAGTCATTATTCGAACGGGTGAGGCTAAGCCATATGCAAATTGCATACTTCAATCAGGTGTTAATTTTGGATAA